Within the Candidatus Methylomirabilota bacterium genome, the region AGAGGCGCTCGAGCGGGGAATGGCCGAGCTCCGGCGGCTCAAGACGCTGGAGGTCGACGTCCAATGGGGGCGGGCGAAGGTCACCATGGAGCAGCAGGAGCGGCTGCGCCAGTTCCTCGCCTCCCGCGGTGAGATCACGGCCGGCGACCGCTTCGTGCTGAAGACACTCCGGAGTCGCGCCCGCGAGCGTCAGCGGCTCTGGCTCGGGCTGCCGCTCCTCGCGTTGGGAGTGGCGGCCGCGGGCGCGCTCTTGCGAGGGTCAGGGCTTGCTTTACGGCGTTGAAGTGCTAGATTGCGAAACCTCACCTCTCAAGGAGGGCATCATGGACCAGGGGCTCACACGTCGCGCGTTCGTGATCCACGTAGGCGCTGCAGCCGCGCTTTTGGGGCGCGTCGTCCCGTCCGCCGCTCAGACCTCGCCAGGGCCGGTGGCCGGCAAGGACAAGCTGATCGTGCGGAGCCCCCGTCCGATCAACCTCGAGACGCCGCTCAAGGACTTGGGCGCCGACATCACCCCGACCGATCTCTTCTTCGTCCGGAACAACTACGACGGGCCGGAGATCGACGCCAGCCAGTACGTGCTCAAGGTGGACGGAGACGTGGACAACCCGCTGACCCTCCGCCTGGACGATCTCAAGCGGATGGAGCAGATCACCCAAACCATCACGCTCGAATGCGCGGGCAATGGGCGCAGCTTCTACTCTCCCAAGGCCCCCGGCCTTCAGTGGGAGAACGGCGCGGTGGGCACCGCCGTCTGGAAGGGGGTGCGGTTGTCCGATGTCCTGCGCCTGGCGCGCCCCGGTCCCGGCGCCTCCCACGTCGTGCCGGACGGCAATGACGAGCCCCCGACGCCTCAGGCGCCGGACTTCATCCGCAGCCATCCCATCTGGAAGGCGATGGAGCCGCACACGATGATCGCCCTCGAGATGAACGGCCGGCCGGTGTCCCACCTCCACGGCGGCCCCGCGCGGTTGATCGTTCCCGGCTGGATCGGCTCGGCGTCGCTCAAGTGGCTGGTGCGGCTCACGCTGGCGGACAAGGAGTGGGACGGCCCATTCATGCAGCGGAGCTACCGCTCCCCACGGGTCGAGGATCCCAAGCAGACCTATTCGCTCCAGTCTCTCGAATGCAAGTCCCTGATCATGAGCCCGCTCGACGGCGCGAAGATGGCGGCCGGGGCGCAGATGATCCAGGGGTACGCGTGGGCGGGAGAAGGCTCCGTCACCGGCGTGGATGTCTCCCTCGACGGCGGCAAGACGTGGGCGCCGGCCGCGCTGAGCGGCGCGGCGCACCGGTACGCCTGGCGCCGGTGGGAGCTGCCATGGACGGCGGCCGCCGGCGCGCACACCATCATGGCGCGGGCCACCGACTCGCTCGGCCGCGTGCAGCCGGGCGGCAAGGCGCGCGATCCGCAGGGCTACCGCTGGAACGTGATCCACGCCGTCCGGGTCGATGTGGCGTAGCCGTTTCTCACGAGCCCTGGCAGCGCTGATCCTCGGACTTACCCTGGGCTGGAGTTGGAGCTGGAGCGAGCGAACGGGCGGGAGCGCGGGTCTGCCCAGCCTCTCGGCGCAGGCCGCGAATCCCTTGCCTCGAGACCGCGACCAGCAGATGGTGAGCGGGCGCTGCATCATCTGCCACAGCCTCGAGATGATCGCCCAGCAGCGCCAGACGCGCGCCGAATGGGCAGTCATCGTGGATCGGATGATCAGCTACGGCATGCCGGTCGGGCCGGGTGACAGGGAGCGGATCCTCGCCTACCTCACGAAGCACCTCGGCCAATGACGGCGGCGACGTCATCCATGCTTCCGCCCTAGCACAGGTGGTCAGAAAGCCGCGCCAGCCTCGAGCGTGGGCAGATAGTGGGGCGCGTCGGGAAAACCGATGGGGCGGATCGCCGGCAGCGTGACGCCGGCCTCGCGATAGGCCGCCATGAAGGCCCGGAGCGTCTCGGCGTCGCCGACGGCGCCCAGACCCCGTGCGAGGCGGTCGTCCACGGCCGCGGGACCAGGGCCGGCGCTCCAGGCGGCGATCTCGGCGCCGAAGCCGGACTTCTCCAACATGGCGCGGTAAAAAGGCAGGGCCAGGTAGCGCGCGAGCTCACCCTTGAAGGCCGCCGCAGCCGCGACGCGGTCAGCGGTCACCGCCGCCGGTACCGAGGCCACGATCTCGAAGCCGTCGAGCGCCTTGCCGGCCCGCTCGCGCCCGCGGCGGATGGCGGGTACCGCGTGCTCGCGGATGTAGGCAGGGGTGCAGAGCCAGAGCACCGCGCCGTCGGCGATCTCGCCGGCGAGCTCGAGCATCGCGGTCCCCAGCCCCGCCAGGTAGATCGGCGGCGGCGGCGGCAGCCGCGGCACCCCGCTCTGCCACGCCACGCGATAGCGCGGCCCCGCATGGTCGACGCGGCTCGTGAACGCCTGGCGCAGAACCGCGACATATTCGCGGACAACCTCGAGCGGCCGGCCCATGTCGAGGCCGAGGGCGCCTTCCATCATCGAGCGGTGACTCACGCCGATGCCGAGGCGGAGCCTGCCGCCCGAGACCTCCTGAAGCGTCAAGGCCTCCTGGGCCAGCACCACCGGGTGGCGCGGATAGATCGGGATGACGCCCGTGCCCAAAGCGACGCGGGGCGCGGCGTGCGCGTACGCCGCCAAAACCTGGAGCCCGTCGCGCCCGAGGCCGTGGGTGACCCAGACGCTCTCGTAGCCCGCTCCGTCGGCCCGCCGGGCGAGGTCCACGGCCGCGGCGAGATCGGCGCCGGGAGAGAGGAAGATCGCGGTACGCGGCATGGCGCTCAGCGTCGCGGCGCCACGCCGAGGGTGGCCAGCTGGGCGCGGAGGTCGTCGCCCTTGTCTTTGCTGAAGAGCACAGTCTGCATCCCCACCTGCCGCGCGGCTTCGACGTTGGTGTCGAGGTCATCGACGAAGACGCACTCGCGGGGCTCGAGGCCGAGCCGCTCGGCCGAGAGGAGATAGACGGCGGGCTCAGGCTTGGCCATGCCCACCTCGGCCGAGCAGACGATGTCGTCGAAGAGGTGGTGGATGCCGATATCCCCCTCGAGGCGCTCGCGCAGCGAGATGTCGGCGTTGCTCAGGATGGCGAGCTTGTAGGAGGGGCGGAGCTCGCTGACGAGGCGGAGGTTGGGCTCGATGGCGCGCTGGGAGGCCCGCCACTCCTCGTGCAGCGGCGGCAGCGGCCTGCCCGCGCGCGCCTCGAGCATTCCATGCGCGGCCGCGAGCCATGCCTGCCGATCGCCGCGGCCGCGCTCGACGGCCTCCCACGCCCCCGTGCGGTAGAGCGTCTCGAAAACGGACGAGCGGGGCAGCCCGTGCGCGTGGTCGAGCTGGCGAGCCACGTCCCAGCACATGTCCCAGAGGACACCGCCGAAGTCGAAGATGACACCGCGCAGACTAGTACTTGCCCTTGGCAGCGGGGGACTTCGTGGGATCCGGAGGTTTCACGGACGGCCCGATGTCGCCGCCCAGGGAAGCCCAGCCGCGCTGCTTCAGGCACTCTTCGTCGAGCTTCTTCTTCTTGTCGGTGCACGCCAGGCGGTCGCGCTCGAAATCCGCGGCCGTGTAGTCCACGTTGGGCTTGTACCACTGCCTGTCGGGCTCCGACGACGAGCACGCCGCAAGCGTGAGCGCCGCGACGGGGAGGAGGAGAATCAGGCGCCTCATGCCCGGCATGATACCATGCCGCCGAAATGCTCGACACGACCATAGCCGGCAGCCTGCCCAAGCCCGCGTGGCTCGCCGCGCCGAAGACGCTCTGGGCGCCGTGGCGCCTCGAGGGCGCGGCGCTCGACGAGGGCAAGCGCGACGCCGTCCGCCTCGCCCTCCGCGACCAGGAGGAGGCCGGCATCGACATCGTCACCGACGGTGAGCAGACGCGGCGCCACTTCGTCTGGGGCTTCGTCGAGCAGCTGGACGGCGTGGACTTCTCGAAGATGGTCACGATCGGCATCCGCGCCGACCGCTACAAGGCAGATGTCCCGACGGTGACGGCGCCGCTCCGCCGGCGCGGCCCGATCCATACCGACGAGATCCGCTTCCTCCGCGGGGAGACGCGGCGCCCGGTCAAGTTCACGATCCCGGGACCCATGACCATCGCCGACACCATCCACGACGCCCACTACGGCAGCCGCGCGAAGCTCGGCATGGCGCTGGCCGCCCTTATCAACGACGAGGCGCGGGAGCTCGCCGCGCTCGGCGTGGACGTGATCCAGCTCGACGAGCCGGCCTTCAACGTCTACATGGACGAGGTGCGCGACTGGGGCGTCGCCGCCCTCGACCGCGCCGTCGAGGGCCTCGCGTGCAAGACGGCGGTGCATATCTGCTACGGTTACGGCATCAAGGCCAACACCGACTGGAAAAAGACGCTCGGCGACGAGTGGCGACAGTACGAGCTGACCTTCCCCCTGCTGGCCAAGAGCCGCATCGGCGCGGTCTCGCTCGAGTGCGCGAACTCGCGCGTGCCGATGCCGCTGATCGGCCTGCTCGGCGGCAAGGACGTGCTGGTGGGGGCGATCGACGTGGCGAGCGACAGGGCGGAGACCCCGGCGGAGGTCGCCGCCGTGATCCGCGAGGCTCTGAAGCACGTGAAGGCCTCGCAGATCTTCCCCTGCACCAACTGCGGCATGGTGCCGCTCGACCGCGAGCTCGCGCGCGCCAAGCTCCGCGCGCTCGGCGCCGGCGCGGCCCTCGTCCGCCGCGAGCTCGCCTAGCCCTGCCGCGCATGGACTTCCTCTACGGCGTCCTCACCGGCGCGTACTCCATGGACGTGCTCATCCAGTGGGGCGGCTACATCCTGCTGGTCTCCATCGTCTTCACCGAGACCGGGCTCCTGGTTGGATTGTTCCTCCCGGGGGATTCCCTCCTGATCACGGCGGGGCTGCTGGCCGGCGCGGGGAAGCTGGACATCTGGTGGCTCAACATCCTGGTGATCGCGGCGGCCATCGTCGGCGATAGCACGGGCTACGCCATCGGCGTGCGCCTGGGCCCGCGCATCTTCACGCGTGAGAAGTCGCTGCTGTTCGATCCGAAGCACGTGGTGCGGACCCAGCGCTTCTACGAGAAGTACGGGCCCAAGACCATCGTCATCGCCCGCTTCGTGCCGATCATCCGCACCTTCGCGCCCGTGCTGGCCGGCGTGGGCGCGATGCGCTACCGGCGCTTCCTGACCTACAACGTGGCGGGAGGGATCGGCTGGGTCGCGTCGATGACCTGGGCGGGTTATCTCCTCGGCCAGACCGTGCCGAACATCTCGAAGCACATGCACGTGCTCGTGATCGTCATCATCGTGCTCTCGTGCGTTCCCATCGCAATCGAGATCTATCGAGAGCGCCGGAAGACCGCCAGGCGACTCTAGTTCTCGGTTAGTAGCCGACGGCGGCGCCGTCGCTGCGGGGGTCGGAGCCGCCGAGCTTCGCACCGGTCACCGGATCGATGGTGATGCCGTGAGCGTGGCCCGCCAGCTCCTCCCACGACGGCCAGCGGTTGATCCGGTGGCCGCGGCGCTCGAGCTCGGCCATCGTTGCAGCCGGGAAGCGGCCCTCCATGTTCAAGAGATCTCGCGGGTCGCCAAGGACGAAGCGTCCGGCCAGCCAGCGCGGAGATTGCACCGCCTGCTGGATGTCGAGGCCGAAGTCGATCATGGCGGTGTAGGCCTGCATGTGGATCTGGGGCTGGCCGTCGGCGCCCATGCAGCCGAAGACCTGCCAGAGCGCATCGCCCTTGAAGGCGAGCGAGGCGATCAGCGTGTGGAGCGGGATCTTGCCCGGCTCGAGCCGGTTCGGATGCGCGGGGTCGAGCGAGAAGTACGCGCTCCGGTTCTGGAGCACCACGCCCGTGCGCCCCGCCACCATCCCCGAGCCGTAGATGCCGTAGACGCTCTGGATGAACGAGACGGCGCTGCCCTGGGCGTCCACGGCGCAGACGTAGACGGTGTCGCCGGCGAGGCTGCCGGAAGACGGCACGCGGTCCCACGGGAGCGCCCGCGCCGGATCCATGAGCGCGCGGCGCTCATCGGCGTACGCCTTCGACACGAGCCGCGCCACGGGCACCTTGACGAACTCCGGGTCGGCGATCAGCCGGTCGCGGTCGTGAAAGGCGATCTGCTTGGCCTGGACGAGAAGATGGACGACGTCGGGGCCGAGGGGGTCGAACCGCGAGAGATCGTAGGGCTCGAGGAGGTTCAGCATCTGGAGCACCGAGAGCCCCTGGGTCGGCGGCGGCGTTTCGTAGACGGTGACGCCGCGATAGTTCGTCGAGGCGGGCTCGCCCCAGCGCGCGCGCTGCTCCGCCAGATCGCGCTCGGTGAAGAGGCCGCCCTGCTCGCGGGAGAAGCG harbors:
- a CDS encoding VTT domain-containing protein, with the translated sequence MDFLYGVLTGAYSMDVLIQWGGYILLVSIVFTETGLLVGLFLPGDSLLITAGLLAGAGKLDIWWLNILVIAAAIVGDSTGYAIGVRLGPRIFTREKSLLFDPKHVVRTQRFYEKYGPKTIVIARFVPIIRTFAPVLAGVGAMRYRRFLTYNVAGGIGWVASMTWAGYLLGQTVPNISKHMHVLVIVIIVLSCVPIAIEIYRERRKTARRL
- a CDS encoding HAD family phosphatase encodes the protein MPRSPPLPRASTSLRGVIFDFGGVLWDMCWDVARQLDHAHGLPRSSVFETLYRTGAWEAVERGRGDRQAWLAAAHGMLEARAGRPLPPLHEEWRASQRAIEPNLRLVSELRPSYKLAILSNADISLRERLEGDIGIHHLFDDIVCSAEVGMAKPEPAVYLLSAERLGLEPRECVFVDDLDTNVEAARQVGMQTVLFSKDKGDDLRAQLATLGVAPRR
- a CDS encoding methionine synthase; this translates as MLDTTIAGSLPKPAWLAAPKTLWAPWRLEGAALDEGKRDAVRLALRDQEEAGIDIVTDGEQTRRHFVWGFVEQLDGVDFSKMVTIGIRADRYKADVPTVTAPLRRRGPIHTDEIRFLRGETRRPVKFTIPGPMTIADTIHDAHYGSRAKLGMALAALINDEARELAALGVDVIQLDEPAFNVYMDEVRDWGVAALDRAVEGLACKTAVHICYGYGIKANTDWKKTLGDEWRQYELTFPLLAKSRIGAVSLECANSRVPMPLIGLLGGKDVLVGAIDVASDRAETPAEVAAVIREALKHVKASQIFPCTNCGMVPLDRELARAKLRALGAGAALVRRELA
- a CDS encoding sulfite oxidase, whose amino-acid sequence is MDQGLTRRAFVIHVGAAAALLGRVVPSAAQTSPGPVAGKDKLIVRSPRPINLETPLKDLGADITPTDLFFVRNNYDGPEIDASQYVLKVDGDVDNPLTLRLDDLKRMEQITQTITLECAGNGRSFYSPKAPGLQWENGAVGTAVWKGVRLSDVLRLARPGPGASHVVPDGNDEPPTPQAPDFIRSHPIWKAMEPHTMIALEMNGRPVSHLHGGPARLIVPGWIGSASLKWLVRLTLADKEWDGPFMQRSYRSPRVEDPKQTYSLQSLECKSLIMSPLDGAKMAAGAQMIQGYAWAGEGSVTGVDVSLDGGKTWAPAALSGAAHRYAWRRWELPWTAAAGAHTIMARATDSLGRVQPGGKARDPQGYRWNVIHAVRVDVA
- a CDS encoding LLM class flavin-dependent oxidoreductase; this encodes MPRTAIFLSPGADLAAAVDLARRADGAGYESVWVTHGLGRDGLQVLAAYAHAAPRVALGTGVIPIYPRHPVVLAQEALTLQEVSGGRLRLGIGVSHRSMMEGALGLDMGRPLEVVREYVAVLRQAFTSRVDHAGPRYRVAWQSGVPRLPPPPPIYLAGLGTAMLELAGEIADGAVLWLCTPAYIREHAVPAIRRGRERAGKALDGFEIVASVPAAVTADRVAAAAAFKGELARYLALPFYRAMLEKSGFGAEIAAWSAGPGPAAVDDRLARGLGAVGDAETLRAFMAAYREAGVTLPAIRPIGFPDAPHYLPTLEAGAAF
- the ggt gene encoding gamma-glutamyltransferase; translated protein: METGRPVTMARNGMVSSPHALASEAGVEILKAGGSAVDAAIAASAVLSVIYPHMTSVGGDQFWLIWDAERAVVRFLNAGGRAAASGTLDWFNRRGLAEIPFRGVVPATLTTPGAVAGWCEAHAALGRLPLARDLAPAIGYARDGFAVTERLAAWTEATAGVLAGSAEAAAIFLPGGRPPRAGQRLRNPDLALTLERIGALGRAGFYEGETAREMARFSREQGGLFTERDLAEQRARWGEPASTNYRGVTVYETPPPTQGLSVLQMLNLLEPYDLSRFDPLGPDVVHLLVQAKQIAFHDRDRLIADPEFVKVPVARLVSKAYADERRALMDPARALPWDRVPSSGSLAGDTVYVCAVDAQGSAVSFIQSVYGIYGSGMVAGRTGVVLQNRSAYFSLDPAHPNRLEPGKIPLHTLIASLAFKGDALWQVFGCMGADGQPQIHMQAYTAMIDFGLDIQQAVQSPRWLAGRFVLGDPRDLLNMEGRFPAATMAELERRGHRINRWPSWEELAGHAHGITIDPVTGAKLGGSDPRSDGAAVGY